GCAGCGAGTTGTGTCGCGCGGCGCTGGAGGCCGGCGGACATCTGCATGTGGGACTGGAGTTCTATGCCGGGCCGCGCACTCCTACCAATGTCGAGTTGGTCGCCGAGGCGGTCGACGCCGTCGCGGCCGCGGGCCGTCAGATCGCCACCAGCACCGAGGCGGCCGCGCTGCTGGGCCTTCCCCGGCAGGCGGTGGAATCCGCCGCCACGGGGGACCACCATGTCCGGTGAGCCCCGCACGGCCGGTAGACCACGAGTCGGCGGTCACGAACCCGCAGTGCCTGTACACACCGGAAAGGAGCGTGCCGAATGCAGTACGACCTGGTGATTCGTGACGGCACGATCGTCGACGGCTGTGGTGCCGCGCCTCGTCGCGGCGACGTGGCGGTGCGCGGTGGCGTGATCGCAGCGGTCGGCTCGTTCCATGGGGCCGGCTGGCGTGAGATCGACGCGGCGGGGTGGTTGGTCACGCCGGGGTTCATCGACGTGCATACCCATTACGACGGTCAAGCGATTTGGTCGGACCGGCTGAACCCGTCGTCCTCGCACGGTGTGACCACTGCGGTCGTCGGCAACTGCGGGGTGGGGTTCGCGCCCTGCCGAGAAGCCGATCATGAGGTGCTTGTCGATGTCATGGCCGGGGTGGAAGACATTCCGGGGGTGGTGATGACAGAAGGGCTGACGTGGGACTGGGAGACCTTCCCGCAGTTTCTGGATCGGCTCGATGCGGGCCGACGCGATATCGATGTGGCGGCGTTGCTGCCGCATTCGCCGCTGCGGGTCTACGTGATGGGGCCGCGCGGCGCCGCGCGTGAACCGGCCACGGCGGCCGACTTGGCGCAGATGCGGGCGCTGGCTGCCGAGGCGGCCCGGGCTGGGGCGCTGGGCTTGGCCTCCTCGCGGTTGACCAGTCACCGCACCGACAGCGGGCAACCAATCCCCAGTTATGAGGCGGCCGGCACCGAGATCCTCGAAATTGCCCGCGGGATCGCCGACGGCGGCGGCGGATTGATCCAATTCGTGCCGGACCTTCCCGTCGGCGGCTACCACCGGGTCCTGCAGCCGGTGTTCGACGCCGCCCACGCCACGGGCCTCGGGGTCACGTTCACCCTGCTCATCAGCAACGCTGGCGACCCGCTGTGGCAGGAGGCGCTCACCCTGATGGAGCAGGCTAACAGCGCCGGCGGCGAGGTCACCGCCCAAGTGTTTCCCCGGCCCGTCGGGTTGATGCTGGGCTTGGAATTGACCATGAACCCGTTCAGTTTGTGTCCCACGTACCGCGAGATCGCGCAGCTCCCGCTGGCTCACCGCGTGGCACTCATGCGCAGGCCCGAGGTGCGCGCCAAGATCCTGGCCGACCACCCTAGCGACGCCGCCTCCAATCCGCTGTTCCACCTCGGGCGAGCCTGGGAATGGATTTTTCCGATCGACGACCGCGCCAACTACGAACCCGACCGCGCCGACAGCATCCTGGCTCGGGCGTCCGCACGAGGCGTCACGCCGCTGGAAGAGGCCTACGATCGGTTGCTCGACGACGACGGCCACGCCATGCTGCTGGGCGCCATGGCCAACTTCACCGACACCTCACTCGATACCGTCGGCACGCTGATCCGTCGTGACGACGTCGTCCTGGGTTTGGGCGACGGCGGAGCCCACTACGGGATGATCTGTGACTCCAGCTATCCGACCTACCTGCTCACGCATTGGTCCCGCGACCGTGATACCGGCCGACTGTCGGTCGCCCAGGCAGTGCAGGAGCTGACCTCGACACCGGCCAAAGTCGCCGGACTGCTCGACCGTGGCCGCATCGCCGTCGGATATAAGGCAGACCTCAACGTCATCGACTATGCCGCGCTGCGCTTGCACCGACCCGTCGTCACCCACGACCTGCCGGGCGGCGGCCGCCGACTCGACCAGGCCGCCACCGGCTACGTCGCCACGATCGTGTCCGGCGAAGTGATCGCCGAGCACGACGTACCCACTGACGCCCGACCCGGCCGACTTGTCCGCGGTCGCCGGCCCGCCCCAACCTGATCCGGCGCGGGCGCGCTCGCGGCTCGGCTATTTCGGCGGCATCCTGATGCCGCCGTCCACCCGGACGATCTCGGCGTTCATGTACGAGTTGGTCACCAGCTCGACGATCATTGAGGCCAATTCGTCGGGGCTACCCAGACGCCGGGGAAACAGCACGGATTCGCCCAGCTTGGCCTTGAAGACTTCGGCCTCCTCGCCGTCCCCGTAGATCGGCGTGTCGATCAGTCCGGGCGCGATGGTGTTGACGCGGATGCCGACCGCGGCGAGGTCGCGAGCCACGGGCAGTGTCATGCCCACCACGCCGCCCTTGGACGACGAGTAGGCGGCCTGTCCGATCTGGCCGTCGAAGGCGGCGACGCTGGCCATCGACACGATCGCACCGCGTTCACCGTTGTCCAATGGATCGGTGCGACTCATCGCGGTCGCAGCCAGCCGGATGCAGTCGAAGGTGCCGATCAGATTGACCGCGATGATCTTCTTGTAGGCGTCGAGATTGTGCGCCGACGCGAACTGGCCGTCCCGGCCGATGGTGCGGCGGGCCCCGCCGATACCGGCGGAGTTGACCAGCACGCGCAGCGGGCCCAGGTCAGTTGCCGTGTTGACGGCTGCCTCGATCTCCCCGGTATTGGTGACGTCCACCCGGACGAACGCACCACCGATGTCGTCGGCGAGTTGCGCCCCCCGGTCGCCCTGCAGATCGGCGACGACAACTTTCGCCCCCCGCGCCGCCAACAGCCGCGCCGCCGCCGCGCCGATACCCGACGCGCCACCGGTAACGATCGCACTAGCTCCTGTGATGTCCATGATGCTCACCCGGTCCCGGCTCAGCCGTTGAACTCGGGAGCAGGAAACGGTACGCCCGCCGCGTCACACCAGCGGCTGAGCATCGTCAACATGGTGTCTGGGTTGTAGATGTCTTCCTCGCGCCGCCATTGATGGTTGCCGGCGTATTCGAGCAGCGTCCACGACTCCACCGAATACGGGCCGTTGCCGTCCACGTCGGGCATATCGTTTCCGACGGCGAACGCCACCAATCCGCTCTGCTCGTCGAAGGTGCGCCAGCGCAGGGGATAGCGCATCTGCGGCCACGCCTGCATCGCCGGGATGAACCATTTCTTGATCTCGTCACGCCCATGGGACGTGCCCAGGAAATGCTCGACGTAGAGGGCGTCCTCGGTGAACAGATCGCAGTAGTCATCCCATTGTCCACTTTCTTGGGCGGCGTGGCTGACCGCCATGAAATGGTCGTGCGCACAAGCTAATTCATCTCGCGAATACATCGCTGGTGTCCCTTTCTGATGATGTGCCCCGTTGTAGACCGCGGGCACCGTGGGGAGCAAGGTCGAGGTAGGTCAGCACCCCGGGCGGTGACTGGCACACCGCCGGGATGGCGTTGGTGACCGGAGTGACCGCGACGACGTAGCCGGCGTGGGTGGTATCGCCGAAGTCGGAGGTCAGTGACATATCGACGGTGATGTTGGGTTCGCCCTCGATGACCACCCGATAGACGTCGTCGGGGCCGTACTCGGGAAAGTCCTCGCGGCGCAGCTTGGTGATGTGCTCGATCGCGATGCTCGCCTGCCCGTCGACCATCCCCTTGATCTCGAACGACATGCCCGAGACGGTGCCTTTGGGGATGCGGCCAGAGGCGATATCGAAGTCCGCCTCGGCGTAGATCACCCGGTGCGCCTCGTCGATGCTGTCCAGAGTCACCCCGATCGCGTCGGCCAGCATCGCCACGGTCGGGCCCCAGATGCCCGCGGTCACGCCGGGTGCCAGGATCATCGACGTTGAGGTGTCGGGTTGGCCGAAACCATAAAGCGCCAGCTGCGGGTTATCCCAGGGACCGTAGTTATAGATCTCGAACAGGCGGATCGAGCGGACCTGCTGGGCCACCGTCAGCGGCGCCAA
This is a stretch of genomic DNA from Mycobacterium sp. ELW1. It encodes these proteins:
- a CDS encoding amidohydrolase family protein; its protein translation is MQYDLVIRDGTIVDGCGAAPRRGDVAVRGGVIAAVGSFHGAGWREIDAAGWLVTPGFIDVHTHYDGQAIWSDRLNPSSSHGVTTAVVGNCGVGFAPCREADHEVLVDVMAGVEDIPGVVMTEGLTWDWETFPQFLDRLDAGRRDIDVAALLPHSPLRVYVMGPRGAAREPATAADLAQMRALAAEAARAGALGLASSRLTSHRTDSGQPIPSYEAAGTEILEIARGIADGGGGLIQFVPDLPVGGYHRVLQPVFDAAHATGLGVTFTLLISNAGDPLWQEALTLMEQANSAGGEVTAQVFPRPVGLMLGLELTMNPFSLCPTYREIAQLPLAHRVALMRRPEVRAKILADHPSDAASNPLFHLGRAWEWIFPIDDRANYEPDRADSILARASARGVTPLEEAYDRLLDDDGHAMLLGAMANFTDTSLDTVGTLIRRDDVVLGLGDGGAHYGMICDSSYPTYLLTHWSRDRDTGRLSVAQAVQELTSTPAKVAGLLDRGRIAVGYKADLNVIDYAALRLHRPVVTHDLPGGGRRLDQAATGYVATIVSGEVIAEHDVPTDARPGRLVRGRRPAPT
- a CDS encoding SDR family NAD(P)-dependent oxidoreductase; translated protein: MDITGASAIVTGGASGIGAAAARLLAARGAKVVVADLQGDRGAQLADDIGGAFVRVDVTNTGEIEAAVNTATDLGPLRVLVNSAGIGGARRTIGRDGQFASAHNLDAYKKIIAVNLIGTFDCIRLAATAMSRTDPLDNGERGAIVSMASVAAFDGQIGQAAYSSSKGGVVGMTLPVARDLAAVGIRVNTIAPGLIDTPIYGDGEEAEVFKAKLGESVLFPRRLGSPDELASMIVELVTNSYMNAEIVRVDGGIRMPPK
- a CDS encoding dihydrodipicolinate reductase encodes the protein MTYKVVQWGTGNLGALAVQNILKHPDLELIGTWVSSSQKAGRDVGELCGVAPIGLRATQDAEALINSDADCICYAANSMGREDEVVDDCARILAAGKNVVNVSDPALVYPKAKSGNAYDRLQQACLAGNASFYTSGGDPGWAGFGLALAPLTVAQQVRSIRLFEIYNYGPWDNPQLALYGFGQPDTSTSMILAPGVTAGIWGPTVAMLADAIGVTLDSIDEAHRVIYAEADFDIASGRIPKGTVSGMSFEIKGMVDGQASIAIEHITKLRREDFPEYGPDDVYRVVIEGEPNITVDMSLTSDFGDTTHAGYVVAVTPVTNAIPAVCQSPPGVLTYLDLAPHGARGLQRGTSSERDTSDVFAR
- a CDS encoding nuclear transport factor 2 family protein; the encoded protein is MAVSHAAQESGQWDDYCDLFTEDALYVEHFLGTSHGRDEIKKWFIPAMQAWPQMRYPLRWRTFDEQSGLVAFAVGNDMPDVDGNGPYSVESWTLLEYAGNHQWRREEDIYNPDTMLTMLSRWCDAAGVPFPAPEFNG